From the genome of Bos taurus isolate L1 Dominette 01449 registration number 42190680 breed Hereford chromosome 27, ARS-UCD2.0, whole genome shotgun sequence, one region includes:
- the PLAT gene encoding tissue-type plasminogen activator precursor (The RefSeq protein has 2 substitutions compared to this genomic sequence), giving the protein MMSAMKTEFLCVLLLCGAVFTSPSQETYRRLRRGARSYKVTCRDGKTQMTYRQHDSWLRPLLRGNQVEHCWCDGGRAQCHSVPVRSCSEPWCFNGGTCRQALYSSDFVCQCPEGFMGKLCEIDATATCYKDQGVAYRGTWSTAESGAECANWNSSGLAMKPYSGRRPNAIRLGLGNHNYCRNPDQDSKPWCYVFKAGKYISEFCSTPACAKVAEEDGDCYTGNGLAYRGTRSHTKSGASCLPWNSVFLTSKIYTAWKSNAPALGLGKHNHCRNPDGDAQPWCHVWKDRQLTWEYCDVPQCVTCGLRQYKRPQFRIKGGLFADITSHPWQAAIFVKNRRSPGERFLCGGILISSCWVLSAAHCFQERYPPLHLKVFLGRTYRLVPGEEEQTFEVEKYIIHKEFDDDTYDNDIALLHLKSDSLTCARESASVRTICLPDASLQLPDWTECELSGYGKHESSSPFFSERLKEAHVRLYPSSRCTSQHLFNRTVTNNMLCAGDTRSGGDHTNLHDACQGDSGGPLVCMKDNHMTLVGIISWGLGCGRKDVPGVYTKVTNYLDWIRDNTRP; this is encoded by the exons ATGATGAGCGCAATGAAGACAGAGTTCCTGTGCGTGCTGCTGCTCTGTGGAGCTGTCTTCACGTCGCCCAGCCAG GAAACCTACAGACGACTCAGGAGAGGCGCCAGATCGTACAAAG TGACCTGCAGAGATGGAAAAACGCAGATGACGTACCGCCAACACGACTCCTGGCTGCGACCCCTGCTCAGGGGCAACCAAGTGGAGCACTGCTGGTGCGACGGCGGCCGGGCCCAGTGCCACTCGGTGCCCGTCAGAA GTTGCAGTGAACCTTGGTGTTTCAATGGGGGGACATGTCGGCAGGCCCTCTATTCTTCAGACTTTGTCTGCCAGTGCCCAGAAGGGTTCATGGGGAAGCTCTGTGAAATAG ATGCTACCGCCACGTGCTATAAGGACCAGGGTGTCGCCTACAGAGGCACGTGGAGCACGGCAGAGAGCGGGGCTGAGTGCGCCAATTGGAACAGCAGCGGCCTGGCCATGAAGCCGTACAGCGGGCGCAGGCCCAACGCCATCAGGCTGGGCcttgggaaccacaactactgcag AAACCCGGACCAAGACTCAAAGCCCTGGTGCTACGTCTTCAAGGCAGGGAAATACATCTCTGAGTTCTGCAGCACTCCAGCCTGCGCTAAGG TTGCAGAAGAAGATGGGGACTGCTACACTGGAAACGGGCTGGCGTACCGCGGCACCCGCAGCCACACCAAGTCTGGGGCTTCCTGCCTCCCGTGGAATTCCGTGTTCCTAACCAGCAAGATTTATACCGCCTGGAAGAGCAACGCGCCGGCCCTGGGCCTGGGGAAGCACAACCACTGCAG GAATCCCGATGGGGACGCCCAGCCTTGGTGCCACGTGTGGAAGGACCGCCAGCTGACCTGGGAGTACTGTGATGTGCCCCAGTGCG TCACCTGTGGCCTGAGACAGTACAAGCGGCCCCAGTTCCGCATCAAAGGAGGCCTCTTCGCGGACATCACCTCCCACCCCTGGCAGGCCGCGATCTTCGTCAAGAACAGGCGGTCCCCGGGAGAGCGGTTTCTGTGTGGGGGGATCCTGATCAGCTCCTGCTGGGTGCTGTCGGCCGCCCACTGCTTCCAGGAGAG GTACCCGCCTCACCATCTCAAGGTGTTCCTGGGCAGGACGTACCGGCTGGTCCCTGGAGAGGAGGAGCAGACGTTTGAAGTAGAAAAATACATCATCCACAAGGAATTTGATGATGACACTTATGACAATGACATCG CGCTGCTGCACCTGAAATCAGACTCGCTGACCTGCGCCCGGGAGAGTGCCTCTGTCCGCACCATCTGCCTCCCAGACGCCAGCCTGCAGCTGCCCGACTGGACGGAGTGCGAGCTGTCCGGCTACGGGAAACACGAGTCCT CTTCTCCGTTCTTTTCCGAGCGGCTGAAGGAGGCTCACGTCAGGTTGTACCCATCCAGCCGCTGCACTTCCCAACACTTGTTTAACAGGACCGTCACCAACAACATGCTGTGTGCCAGAGACACACGGAGCGGTGGGGACCACACAAACCTGCACGATGCCTGCCAG GGTGACTCGGGCGGCCCCCTGGTGTGTATGAAGGACAACCACATGACCTTGGTCGGCATCATCAGCTGGGGCCTGGGCTGCGGGCGGAAGGACGTCCCGGGCGTGTACACCAAGGTGACTAACTACCTGGACTGGATCCGAGACAACACTCGCCCATGA